CGCCGTCGTCGACTGCGCGGCGGACACGCTCCTCGACACCGATTCCGGCGAGCCGGGAATCCAGCCGATCGCGCTCGCCGCCGCCAATCCCTTTTCCGACATCGAACTCGACCCCGTGACGAACCGGATTCTCGTCTCCTGCGTGGGCACGTGGGGCATCGCCGACGGGGGCGTCGAGATCGTCAATCCCTGGACGCTCGAGTCGGAGGGATTTCTCGTCACCGAGTCGGCGGCCGGCGGCGACATCAACGACGTCGAGATTTATTCCCCGACGATCGGGTACCTCGTCGTCACGAACGCGTCGTGGAACACCGATCTCGTCTCCTTCGACCCGTCCACCGGTCTCGCGACCGGCACGATCTACGCGCCGCCCGGCTACGTGATCAACGACATCGAGATCTCCCCCGGCGGCGAGCTCTTCCTCGCCGACGGGACCCCGACGAGGCCGGGGATCCGCGTCTACGACGCGGCGACGGGCGCGCCGACGGCCGGGCCGGTCTCGACGGGGCTCCCTCCCTTCGACATCTGCTTCACGGCCCCCCGCCTCACGCCGGCCGACACGCCGCCCGCAGCGGCGGCCCTCGCCGCCGTCTATCCGAATCCCTTCAACCCGTCGACGACCGTGCGGTTCACCCTGCCCCGCGCGGCCCGCGCGCGCGTGGCCGTTTGCGACGCCGCCGGCCGCCTCGTCCGGACGCTCGCCGACCGCGCCTGGACGGCGGGCGCGCACGAGATCGCCTGGAACGGCCGTACCGATCGCGGCCTTGCCGCGGCGAGCGGCGTCTACTTCGTTTGCCTGCGCACGCCGTGGGGCGACGACACGCGCCGGGCGGTCCTGATCCGGTAGGCTCCGGCAGAAACGAAAACGGGGGAGAAGCGTCCGCTTCTCCCCCGCATCGTCGCCCTGTTGGAAACGGTCAGCTTTCGTCCGTGAAATCCTCCGCCTTGTGCCGGACGATGTCTCCGTCGACGAGGTAGATGACGTCCTCGGCGATGTTCGTCGCGTGGTCGGCGATTCGTTCGAGATGGCGCGACGAGGAGAGCAGGTGGATGAGGCTCTCGAGCTGATCGGGATCGGCGCGTATCCCCTCCTGAATCTTCTCGTACATCTCGCGGTTGATCGCGTCGATCTCGTCGTCCGAGAGGAGCACCTCGTGCGCGAGCTTCGCGTCGCGGTTGACGAGCGCGTCGATCGCCTTGTGGAGCATGACGCGCGCCCCTTCCATCATCCGCGGAAAATCGAGCGGGAACTCGAGCTTTTCGCGTCCCGAGAGGAAGCGCGCCCGTTCGGCGATGTTGACGGCGAGATCGCCGATCCGCTCGAGCTCGTTGTTGATCTTGAGGATCGAGATGATGAAGCGCAGGTCCCCGGCGACCGGCTGGTTGAGGGCGAGCACCTTGAGGCACTCCTCCTCCAGATCGACCTCCATGTGGTCGATCTCGGCGTCGGCCGCGAGAACCTCCTCCGCGAGGGCCCGGTTCCTGTTCTGTAGCGCGTTGACGGCCCTGTAGGCGATCTCCTCGGTCTTCGCCCCGAGGGTGAGGATCTTCTTCTTGAGATTGTCGATCTCTCTCTCCATGTGCCTGGACACGGCATCCGCCTTTCTCCTAACCGAACCGGCCGGTGATGTAATCCTCGGTGCGCTGCTCCCGCGGCTTCGTGAATATCCTCTCCGTCAGGCCGTACTCGACGAGTTCCCCCTCGTAGAAGAAGGCCGTGTAATCGGAGACGCGCGCCGCCTGCTGCATGTTGTGCGTCACGATGGCGATGGTGTATCCGCCGCGGAGCTCGCCGATCAGGTCCTCGATGTGCGCCGTCGATTTCGGATCGAGCGCGGAGGCCGGCTCGTCCATGAGCAGGATCGTCGGCTTCACGGCGATCGCCCGCGCGATGCAGAGACGCTGCTGCTGGCCGCCTGAGAGGCCGAGGGCGTTGTCGTTCAGCCGGTCCTTGACCTCGTCCCAGAGCGCGGCCCCCCGGAGACTCTCCTCGACGATCCCGGCGAGTTGCCCGCGCTCCGTCGTCCCGTGGATGCGCGGTCCGTAGGCGATGTTGTCGAAAATACTCTTGGGGAAGGGATTGGGCTTTTGGAAGACCATGCCGACCATCTTCCGCAGGCGGACGACGTCGACGCTCCCGGCGTTGAGATCCTGTCCGTCGATCCCGAGGAACCCTTCCGTGCGGCAGCCCGGGATCAGGTCGTTCATCCGGTTGATCGCCCGCAGGTAGGTGCTCTTCCCGCAACCGCTCGGGCCGATGACCGCCGTCACCAGCTTCTCGGGGATGTCGAAGGTCACCTTCCTGACCGCCTCGTTCGTTTCGTAGAAGACGGAGAAATCCCTGGCGGAGACGAGCGGCCTGGTATCGGCCGCCACCTCCCGTTTTCGACCGGGGGTTTGCCCCTTCATGCTGATCTCGCTCAATCGATCCTCCCTGCGGGTCGGCCCCGCCGATCCTCAGGCCCGGAGCTTCTTCGAGATGCGGGCCCGGACGATGATCGCCGCGAGGTTGAGAAGAAGAACCATCACGACGAGCGTCAATACCATACCGTACTGCACGTGCCGGATCTCGTCCACCGCCTCGTGCTCGGTGGCGAGATTGTAGATGTTCCACGGCAGGGCCGGCGTCGGCTGGGAGAGCGTCTCGTGGATCCCGAGCGGCCGGCCGACCGAGACCGCCGCGGTGAAGATGATCGGCGCGGTCTCGCCGGCCGCCCGGCCCATCGAGATGATCACCGAGGTGAGTATGCCCGGCAGCGACGCGGGCAGGATCACCGTCAGAATCGTCCACCACTTGCCGGCGCCGAGACTCATCGCCGCTTCCTTGTACGTGACGGGGACGGCCCGTATCGCCTCCTCCGACGCCCGGATCACCGTCGGCATCACGAGGAGGGCGAGGGTGAGCGAGCCGGCGAGGACGCTCTTCGATCCGGAGACGTGGATCGTGTTGATGAAGAAGGCGAGGCCGAAGAGGCCGAAGACGATGCTCGGGACGCCGGCGAGCGAGGATATGCACGTGCGGAGCAGGCTCACGAAGCGTCCCTCGCCCGCGTACTCGGCGAGATAGATCGCCGCGACGATGCCGAAGGGCACGGCGAAGAGCATCGCCCCGATGGCGAGGTACAGCGTGCCGAGCATCTCCGGCCAGATCCCGCCGAAGAAATGCGAGTCGTAGGATTCGTCGGTGAGAAACCGCGGGTAGAAGGTCAGCCGCGGCCGGAGCATCTCCTCCGCCCTCGTTGCGATGAGCGGAAAGAGTGGCTCGAGCGCCGTCCCGCGGAAGCGCTCGACGCGGGGCGAACGGACGACGACGCCCATGGCGGACCGGTCGGAAAAGTCGTAATTTTCGACGTACAGTATCCGGTCGATCCTGGCAAGGGCGCGGTCCCACCGCGTCTGCCCGTAGCGGTCGCGCATCAGCACCGGCTGCCGCTCGCCGGGACGCGGCCCGAAGAGCTCCCTGACGAGCTCCTCGATCTCCCTGAACTCCTTCCGGTACTCGCGTCGCCTCTCCCGATCCATTTCGTCGAGCTTTTCCGCGAAGGCGTTTATGATCTCGTAGGCGCCGGCCCGCGCCGCCTCTGCGGCGGCCGTCTCGAGCGCGATCGTCTCCGGATCGCCGCGGTCGAATTTCTCCAGCATCAGTTCCCGGTGCTCGACCGTGGCCCGGAAGACGAAGGCGCCGGCGCCGCGGAGAAGAATCGGCCAGAGAAGTACGACCAGCGAGGCGGTCATGAGGAGGATCGAGAGGATCCCCACCGCGGAGAAGGACCGGTCGAGCAGCTTGCGGCTTCCGAGGTCCATCTCCTAGTACCCCCTCTTCCTCGCCTGGCGGACGATCAGCTCGCTGACGAGATTCGAGACGAAGGCGAAGGCGAGGAGGCAGAGCGCCATCGCGAAGAGGACGTGGTAGCGCGCCGAGCCCGTCACGTGGTCGGCCTCTCCCATGTCGCCGGCGATCGTGGCGGTGAGCGTCCGGATCGGCTGGAGATAATTGAACCATGGCTCCGGTATGCGCGCCGCGTTTCCCGAGGCCATCCAGACGACCATCGTCTCGCCGACGGCCCGCATGACACCGAGGATGACCGCGGCGAGGATGCCGCTCCGCGCCGCGGGGATGACGACGCGGAGGAGCGTTTCCGCGCGGGTGGCGCCGAGCGCGTAGCTCCCCTCGCGGAGATCGCGGCCGACCGCGCCCAGGGCGTCCTCCGAGACGCTGACGACGGTCGGGAGCGCCATGATCCCGAGAATGATCGACGCGTTGAGCGCGTTCGTGCCGCTCGCGATGTCGAGTGCCCCGAGGAAGGCCCCGAGCCGCTGGAGCCCGTAGAACAGGACCGTTCCCATCCCGACCGTTACCGCGATCCGCAGGGGAAGGGCCCTCTTCAGACGCACCCTGGCCGTCGCGAGGTCTCCCAGGACGACGACCGCGATGATCGCCAGGGGGCCGAGGACGATCCAGGCTCCCGCGGCGAGCAGCCCCCCGCCCCGCTCCTGCAGCAACGGCGCGAAGACGACGAGGGCGAAGAATCCGTACACCACCGAGGGGACGGCGGCGAGCATCTCGATGATCGGCTTGACGATCTGCCGCAGTGAGAAGGGCAGGATGTCGCTCAGGCAGAGGGCGGCGAGGACGCCGATCGGCACGGCGACGAGTATCGCCCCGAGCGTGACGAGCCCGCTCCCGACGAAGATCGCGCCGGCGCCGAACTCCGCCTCCTCACGCGACGGATACCACCGGGTGCCGGTGAAGAACTCCCCGATCCCCTCGATCCGGAAGAAGGGGATCGCGTCCCTGATGATGAAGTAGAAGATGAAGAGGAGGGCGAGAAGCGAGCTCGACGCCACGAAGACGAGGACCGAGCGACCCGCAAGGGCGCCCGCGCGCCTGAAGCGCCGGGCGCCCCTGCTCATGAGAAGCTTCTGACTCATCTCGTTTTGGGGTCGCATACCGGTCCTGTCCCGCGTCGCGCCGAAACGACGGCTTCTCGTCCGGGTTCGGTCTAGTACCTGGTCACCGGGACGAACCCGATCTCCTCAACGATCTCCTGCCCCTTCTCCGTCAAATACAGCGTGACGAAGGCGTGCAGGTGGGTGCCGAGCTTCGGATACCCGTCGGTGAACATGAACAGCGGCCGGGCGATCGGGTAGACGCCCGAGGAGACGGTGTTCATGTCGGGATAGACGCCGTTTATCGTGAGCGCCTTGACCGAGCGATCGACGAATCCGAGTCCGACGTAGCCGATGGCCGCCGGCGTGCTCTGCACCCGCTGGCGGATGGCGCCGTTCGAGCCGACGTACTCGGCCGTGTCGGCGATCTTCTCCTTCTTCATGACGAGATTCTCGAAGGTCTCGTAGGTGCCGCTGTTCGTGTCCCGGCTGATCATCACGATCGCCACGTCCGGGCCGCCGAGCTGCTTCCAGTTGGTGATCGTGCCCATGTAGATGTCGCGGACCTCGGCGACGGTGAGCTTCGAGACCGGGTTGCTCGGGTGGACGACGATGGCGAGACCGTCGACGGCGACGACGTGCGCCACCGGCATGCGGCCCTTCTCGACCGCCGCCGCGAACTCCTTGTCCTTCATGAAACGGGACATGTCCGCGATGTCGCAGGTACCGTTGATGAGGCTCTTTGCGCCGTTGCCGCTGCCCGACTCGCTCACGGTGACGTTCACGTCGGGATGAAGCGACATGTAGTACTCGGCGAAGGCCTTCGCGATCGGACCGACCGTGGTCGACCCGTCGATGAAGATCCTGGTTTCCTCGGCGACGGCGCCGGGGGCGAAGAGACCGGTGACGATCGCGGCGATCGCCGCGACGGCCAGCATGGTGATGGATCTGCGCATGGCTTTCCGCCTTTGTCTAAGGTTGCCCCGGAAATCCATACTTCCCCCGTGAATCGAATGGTAGGGGAATGTCCGATTTCCGTTAAAGAACATTCTTCATTCCCTAGAACTTCAATACGAGATCGACGAGCAGTCGCTTGAAGTCGATCTCCTCGTCGATGCCCTTGTTGTTGACGAAGAACGAGAGGGCGAGGTCGACCTTCTTCGCGATCCCGTAGCCGGCGCCGATCTCGAATCCGTTGCCGTTCGTGCCGCCGCCGATGAAATCGGAGTCGGTGAACTCGCCGACCACCGCGTCGTCCTCGACCTCGCGGTAGTTCGCGTACACCTTCACGTGGCCCTTGTCCTTGCCGTGCTGTACCGAGGCGCCGAACAGGTACGCCGTGTCGAGGCTGTCGGCCTCGATGTTCCGGACGAAGTCCCCGTAGACCGCGAAGGCGAGCTTCTCGAGCTTCACGCCGAACTCGGCCTGGAACTCGGCCACGTTGTAGTCCGTGGCGTAGAGCATGTCGCCGTCGTCGTCGATGCCGGTGTTCCCGAAAAGGTCACCCGGATCGTACATCCCGGCGTAGCCCTCGAACGCCTGGTAGTCGTAGTAACCGCCGGCGACGACGAGCCGCATGCCGTCGGCGGGCGTGATCCTGATTCCGGCCTGGCCGCCGGCCATCCATGAATCGTCGTCCGACGAGCGCTCTTCCAGGTAGAAGAAGGCACCGTTCACGAAGAGGGCCACCCGCTCGTCGATTTTCGCCTCGTAGGTGACGGCCGCGCCCTCGGGATTCCAGTCGCCGTCCCAGATGAGCTCGGTCTTCTGCACCGTGTTGAAGGGGAGCTTCATCTTTCCACCGACGATGTGGAGTCCGTCGATCAGGCCGGGATGGAAGTCGAAGTAGGCCAGATCGAGGCCGAAGCCCTTGGTGGATGCCCCGTCGGTCATCGACTGGTTCGTCGAGACGGGATCGTCGGAACCGCTCGCCAGGCGAATGCCCACCGACCAGTCGTCGGTGACCGTCGCGCCGAGCTCGAGCCTCGCGCGGATCCGCCAGCGGTTGCGATCGACATCCTTCGACTCGTCCTGGATGAGGTCATGGCGCTGACGGAAATCGCCTTTGATCTTGACCTTGTCGTACCATTCTCCCGCCTGCGCGGCGCCGGCGGCGAGGAACGATCCGATCAATACGAACAGGATGGCTCTCTTCATGCGTGCTTCCTCCTTTGGCTGAAGCCCCATCCGTTCCCTGTACGGTCCGGCAAAGTATGGACACCGCTCGTTATGCCGATGTGAAGGAAAAGTTAGAAAACGGTGAGCGGCGCAACCCGCGTTATATTTTGCGATTGGGCAAGCGGAGCACGAAGGTGCTCCCCTCGCCGAAGGCGCTCTCGACCTCGACGGATCCCCCGTGCGCCTGGGCGATGTGCTTGACGATCGCCAGGCCGAGACCGGTTCCGCCGAGCGTGCGGCTGCGCGCCCTGTCCACCCTGTAGAACCGCTCGAAGAGCCGGTCGAGGTTCTCCTCGCGGATCCCGATCCCCTCGTCCCTGACGCGGATGACGATGTCTCCGCCCTCCTCCGTCGCCGAGACGCGGACAACGCCCCCCTCCTCGCTGTAGGTGACGGCGTTGTCGACGAGATTGATCAGGGCCTGCTCGACGAGGGCGGCGTTGACGGTGCCCTCCAGGTCGTCGGGGCAATCGAGCTCGATCTTCACCCGGCGCTGCCCGACCCGGCCGGCGCAGAGGGAGATCGCCTCCCCGGCGATCTCCTTGATGCGGGCCCGGTCGAATCGCATGCGCGACCGCTCCTGCTCGTTCTCCACCGA
Above is a genomic segment from Candidatus Krumholzibacteriota bacterium containing:
- the phoU gene encoding phosphate signaling complex protein PhoU encodes the protein MSRHMEREIDNLKKKILTLGAKTEEIAYRAVNALQNRNRALAEEVLAADAEIDHMEVDLEEECLKVLALNQPVAGDLRFIISILKINNELERIGDLAVNIAERARFLSGREKLEFPLDFPRMMEGARVMLHKAIDALVNRDAKLAHEVLLSDDEIDAINREMYEKIQEGIRADPDQLESLIHLLSSSRHLERIADHATNIAEDVIYLVDGDIVRHKAEDFTDES
- a CDS encoding phosphate ABC transporter ATP-binding protein, producing the protein MKGQTPGRKREVAADTRPLVSARDFSVFYETNEAVRKVTFDIPEKLVTAVIGPSGCGKSTYLRAINRMNDLIPGCRTEGFLGIDGQDLNAGSVDVVRLRKMVGMVFQKPNPFPKSIFDNIAYGPRIHGTTERGQLAGIVEESLRGAALWDEVKDRLNDNALGLSGGQQQRLCIARAIAVKPTILLMDEPASALDPKSTAHIEDLIGELRGGYTIAIVTHNMQQAARVSDYTAFFYEGELVEYGLTERIFTKPREQRTEDYITGRFG
- a CDS encoding putative porin; its protein translation is MKRAILFVLIGSFLAAGAAQAGEWYDKVKIKGDFRQRHDLIQDESKDVDRNRWRIRARLELGATVTDDWSVGIRLASGSDDPVSTNQSMTDGASTKGFGLDLAYFDFHPGLIDGLHIVGGKMKLPFNTVQKTELIWDGDWNPEGAAVTYEAKIDERVALFVNGAFFYLEERSSDDDSWMAGGQAGIRITPADGMRLVVAGGYYDYQAFEGYAGMYDPGDLFGNTGIDDDGDMLYATDYNVAEFQAEFGVKLEKLAFAVYGDFVRNIEADSLDTAYLFGASVQHGKDKGHVKVYANYREVEDDAVVGEFTDSDFIGGGTNGNGFEIGAGYGIAKKVDLALSFFVNNKGIDEEIDFKRLLVDLVLKF
- the pstA gene encoding phosphate ABC transporter permease PstA translates to MDLGSRKLLDRSFSAVGILSILLMTASLVVLLWPILLRGAGAFVFRATVEHRELMLEKFDRGDPETIALETAAAEAARAGAYEIINAFAEKLDEMDRERRREYRKEFREIEELVRELFGPRPGERQPVLMRDRYGQTRWDRALARIDRILYVENYDFSDRSAMGVVVRSPRVERFRGTALEPLFPLIATRAEEMLRPRLTFYPRFLTDESYDSHFFGGIWPEMLGTLYLAIGAMLFAVPFGIVAAIYLAEYAGEGRFVSLLRTCISSLAGVPSIVFGLFGLAFFINTIHVSGSKSVLAGSLTLALLVMPTVIRASEEAIRAVPVTYKEAAMSLGAGKWWTILTVILPASLPGILTSVIISMGRAAGETAPIIFTAAVSVGRPLGIHETLSQPTPALPWNIYNLATEHEAVDEIRHVQYGMVLTLVVMVLLLNLAAIIVRARISKKLRA
- a CDS encoding phosphate ABC transporter permease subunit PstC, with product MRPQNEMSQKLLMSRGARRFRRAGALAGRSVLVFVASSSLLALLFIFYFIIRDAIPFFRIEGIGEFFTGTRWYPSREEAEFGAGAIFVGSGLVTLGAILVAVPIGVLAALCLSDILPFSLRQIVKPIIEMLAAVPSVVYGFFALVVFAPLLQERGGGLLAAGAWIVLGPLAIIAVVVLGDLATARVRLKRALPLRIAVTVGMGTVLFYGLQRLGAFLGALDIASGTNALNASIILGIMALPTVVSVSEDALGAVGRDLREGSYALGATRAETLLRVVIPAARSGILAAVILGVMRAVGETMVVWMASGNAARIPEPWFNYLQPIRTLTATIAGDMGEADHVTGSARYHVLFAMALCLLAFAFVSNLVSELIVRQARKRGY
- a CDS encoding phosphate ABC transporter substrate-binding protein, coding for MRRSITMLAVAAIAAIVTGLFAPGAVAEETRIFIDGSTTVGPIAKAFAEYYMSLHPDVNVTVSESGSGNGAKSLINGTCDIADMSRFMKDKEFAAAVEKGRMPVAHVVAVDGLAIVVHPSNPVSKLTVAEVRDIYMGTITNWKQLGGPDVAIVMISRDTNSGTYETFENLVMKKEKIADTAEYVGSNGAIRQRVQSTPAAIGYVGLGFVDRSVKALTINGVYPDMNTVSSGVYPIARPLFMFTDGYPKLGTHLHAFVTLYLTEKGQEIVEEIGFVPVTRY